One segment of Gemmatimonadales bacterium DNA contains the following:
- a CDS encoding efflux RND transporter periplasmic adaptor subunit, translated as MIGRALPAAWLAAFLIALAACHGSGAPDASADSTAVPVVGATTAVAQREPFTRTIDAIGTVAARPGHIAQLAAPGPARVARVYVAPGEAVARGAPLVAFDQAPFEADARSADAALAAAERGSERAQRLTEAGILPRKDAEQAAAALAQARANAEAARRARSLSTLRAPIAGVVTRLDAVLGASVDRGQPMVEVADPAALDILLTLSPADAARVRRGAAVTLSAGQRASGEPLGQGRLLDVAATVDSASGGVVARVRVARPARPLRIGETVFGQIAIGTTASAVTVPPEAIVPDGEHYQVFVVDSAGIAHARQVTVGGRTASTVEITSGLEGGETVVTHGAYGVTDSALVVPPRGRHP; from the coding sequence ATGATCGGTCGCGCGTTGCCTGCCGCGTGGCTCGCGGCGTTTCTGATTGCCCTCGCCGCCTGCCACGGCTCCGGCGCCCCGGATGCTTCGGCTGACAGCACCGCGGTGCCGGTCGTCGGCGCCACCACCGCCGTCGCGCAGCGCGAGCCGTTCACCCGGACGATTGACGCCATCGGCACCGTGGCGGCGCGGCCCGGGCACATCGCCCAACTCGCCGCGCCGGGGCCGGCACGCGTGGCGCGAGTGTACGTGGCGCCGGGCGAGGCGGTGGCCCGCGGCGCGCCGCTCGTCGCCTTCGATCAGGCGCCGTTCGAGGCCGACGCGCGGAGCGCGGACGCGGCGCTCGCGGCGGCCGAGCGCGGCAGCGAACGGGCGCAACGGCTCACGGAGGCCGGCATTCTTCCGCGCAAGGATGCGGAGCAGGCCGCGGCCGCGCTGGCGCAGGCGCGCGCGAACGCGGAAGCGGCCCGGCGCGCGCGCTCGCTCTCGACCTTGCGCGCGCCGATCGCCGGCGTGGTGACCCGGCTCGACGCCGTGCTCGGCGCGAGCGTCGATCGCGGCCAGCCGATGGTCGAGGTGGCCGACCCCGCCGCGCTCGACATCCTGCTCACGCTGAGTCCGGCCGACGCGGCGCGCGTCCGTCGGGGTGCCGCCGTCACCCTCTCCGCCGGCCAGCGCGCGAGCGGCGAGCCGCTCGGACAAGGCCGCCTGCTCGACGTGGCCGCCACGGTGGACTCGGCATCGGGCGGCGTCGTGGCGCGGGTGCGCGTCGCCCGGCCGGCGCGTCCGCTCCGGATCGGCGAGACGGTGTTCGGGCAGATTGCCATCGGCACGACCGCGAGCGCCGTGACGGTGCCGCCCGAGGCGATCGTGCCCGACGGCGAGCACTACCAGGTATTCGTGGTCGACTCCGCCGGCATCGCCCACGCGCGGCAGGTGACGGTGGGCGGCCGCACCGCATCGACGGTCGAGATCACGAGCGGCCTCGAGGGCGGCGAAACGGTGGTGACCCACGGCGCGTACGGCGTCACCGATTCCGCGCTCGTGGTGCCGCCGCGCGGCCGGCATCCGTGA
- a CDS encoding TolC family protein, whose protein sequence is MTRRTWALACAALLLAGAATAPCAAGQAPQAALGAPGDPARAAVIESRAIAPRALTREEAVALSLSQGSRAALAAAAARAAAARLVTAGAVANPTLNASYSKSVPRYHATVDLPLDVLLLRPLRVAAATSASEAAGDRLALERALVRLTVDTLYTTAAAAAVHARLAARNAAAAESLLVAARIRRDAGDASDLDVELARVSAGQAANAAASDSLAAIAGLLDVQAALGMPAGEVSIALADSLALPAPDSLARLSRGGAAAGTPLAVSAAEHDVRAAEQTIRVERRGGWSGLAVQAGVEAYDPTGSETGVLPTVGLSLPLPIFRAHRGDVALAMAERDRAALELAVARRESAGAAARAERELNAAAARAERDRDLAASASRLAALAVRAYGEGAYGLAAVLEAERNARESLAQLADDTAAVLRASAVVRFYSEATAP, encoded by the coding sequence ATGACGAGGCGAACGTGGGCGCTCGCGTGCGCCGCCCTGCTCCTCGCCGGTGCGGCGACGGCGCCGTGCGCGGCGGGTCAGGCGCCCCAGGCGGCGCTCGGCGCGCCGGGTGATCCGGCGCGCGCGGCCGTCATCGAGTCTCGCGCCATCGCCCCGCGCGCGCTCACCCGCGAGGAGGCCGTCGCCCTTTCGCTCTCGCAGGGCTCGCGCGCGGCGCTCGCCGCCGCCGCGGCACGGGCGGCCGCCGCCCGGCTCGTGACCGCGGGCGCCGTCGCCAATCCCACGCTCAACGCGAGCTACAGCAAGTCGGTCCCTCGTTATCACGCCACGGTCGACCTGCCGCTCGACGTTCTCCTGCTCCGCCCGCTCCGGGTCGCCGCGGCGACGTCGGCGAGCGAGGCGGCCGGCGACCGGCTCGCCCTGGAGCGCGCGCTGGTGCGGCTCACCGTCGATACGCTCTACACCACCGCGGCGGCGGCGGCAGTGCACGCGCGACTCGCGGCGCGCAATGCGGCGGCCGCGGAGAGCCTGCTCGTCGCCGCGCGCATCCGGCGCGACGCCGGCGACGCGAGCGACCTCGACGTCGAGTTGGCGCGCGTGAGCGCGGGGCAGGCGGCCAACGCGGCGGCAAGCGATTCGCTCGCGGCCATTGCCGGCCTGCTCGACGTGCAGGCCGCGCTCGGTATGCCGGCGGGCGAGGTGAGCATTGCGCTCGCCGATTCGCTCGCGCTGCCGGCGCCGGACTCGCTCGCGCGGCTGTCGCGCGGCGGAGCGGCCGCCGGCACCCCGCTCGCCGTCTCCGCGGCGGAGCACGATGTCCGCGCGGCCGAGCAAACCATCCGAGTCGAGCGCCGCGGCGGCTGGAGCGGGCTTGCGGTCCAGGCCGGCGTCGAGGCCTACGATCCGACGGGAAGCGAGACCGGCGTGCTGCCGACGGTGGGCCTGAGCCTTCCACTTCCGATCTTCCGCGCGCACCGCGGTGACGTGGCGCTCGCGATGGCCGAGCGCGACCGGGCCGCGCTCGAGTTGGCCGTGGCGCGCCGCGAGAGTGCGGGCGCCGCGGCGCGCGCCGAGCGCGAATTGAACGCCGCCGCGGCACGAGCGGAGCGTGACCGCGACCTCGCGGCAAGCGCATCGCGTCTGGCGGCGCTGGCGGTCCGGGCGTACGGCGAAGGCGCGTACGGACTGGCCGCGGTGCTCGAGGCCGAGCGCAATGCGCGCGAGTCGCTGGCGCAGTTGGCCGACGACACCGCGGCGGTGCTGCGCGCGTCCGCCGTGGTGCGCTTTTACTCGGAGGCGACGGCGCCATGA